The following proteins come from a genomic window of Peptoniphilus equinus:
- a CDS encoding s-methyl-5-thioribose-1-phosphate isomerase — protein MIRQDYDLPFMLRYNNVAWYESGQVKILDRRIYPQEVRFVTCTTHREVAQAIADMVTQSAGPYTAAGMGMALAAFEARDMDDEAMYRYLEAASETISHARPTTANRMGQITRACLDVAKTARAKGQAVDVAIFESTVDALNRRYSIMEKVGKHLCGLIPHHGRVLTQCFGETIIGMMLRILKHEGKDVAFYCCETRPYYQGARLTATCSQQMGFETTVITDNAAAYVMKTIGIDLFTSAADTIATDGHIANKIGTYQLAILAQHFHIPYYVTGIPDKDKASVADITIEMRSPSDMLEGRTHTGVKGLYPAFDITPPELITGVVTDKGVYKADRLGTYFDTTTEQFY, from the coding sequence ATGATACGACAGGACTATGACCTACCCTTTATGCTGCGCTATAACAACGTGGCATGGTACGAATCCGGACAAGTAAAAATATTGGATCGCCGTATTTATCCCCAAGAAGTGCGCTTTGTCACGTGCACCACACACCGTGAGGTCGCTCAGGCCATTGCAGATATGGTCACTCAAAGTGCCGGCCCCTACACGGCCGCCGGTATGGGGATGGCCCTTGCAGCCTTTGAAGCGCGGGACATGGACGACGAAGCGATGTACCGCTACCTGGAAGCAGCCTCAGAGACCATTTCTCATGCACGTCCCACAACAGCGAACCGCATGGGACAAATCACACGCGCCTGTCTTGACGTAGCAAAAACAGCTCGTGCAAAGGGCCAAGCCGTCGATGTTGCGATTTTTGAGTCCACCGTCGACGCTTTAAATCGCCGTTACAGCATAATGGAAAAAGTAGGCAAACATCTCTGCGGACTCATTCCACACCACGGCCGAGTGTTGACTCAATGCTTCGGCGAAACCATTATCGGCATGATGCTACGGATTTTAAAACATGAGGGCAAAGACGTCGCCTTTTACTGCTGTGAAACACGTCCCTACTATCAAGGTGCCCGGCTCACTGCGACATGCTCTCAGCAGATGGGGTTTGAGACAACCGTCATCACTGATAACGCCGCGGCCTATGTGATGAAAACCATCGGCATTGATCTCTTCACCTCAGCTGCCGATACCATTGCCACAGACGGCCACATCGCGAACAAAATCGGCACTTATCAACTGGCCATCCTCGCCCAACACTTTCACATCCCCTACTATGTCACCGGCATTCCCGACAAAGACAAAGCGTCAGTTGCCGACATCACCATTGAAATGCGCAGTCCGTCCGATATGCTGGAAGGACGAACTCACACCGGCGTGAAGGGCCTCTACCCTGCTTTTGACATCACACCGCCAGAGCTGATTACCGGTGTTGTCACAGACAAAGGTGTGTATAAGGCCGACAGACTCGGCACCTACTTTGATACGACAACAGAGCAATTCTATTAG
- a CDS encoding purine-nucleoside phosphorylase has translation MIPEKSFTTYQHAADYILARLPHPVDVAIVLGTGLGTLLDAMDDKVEIPYRDIPGFLLATAPNHPGKFIAGKLAGRYVICMSGRFHYYEGYDYSDLATPVYVLKLLGVTTLILTNAAGAINYNIHPGDICVITDHLNFATVSPTRGNNLDAFGPRFYPIDNLYDRDLRRLAMDCAVQLGFSLKEGVYFYTVGPFFETPSEIRAMRLLGADLVGMSTITESLTAGHCGVKVLGLSLATNYSSDRIEGMDGSEVEDVAERASAQFRQLILKILSAME, from the coding sequence ATGATTCCCGAAAAATCTTTCACGACGTATCAACACGCCGCCGATTACATTCTGGCTCGCCTGCCCCATCCGGTAGACGTTGCCATCGTCCTCGGCACAGGTTTGGGCACACTGCTCGATGCCATGGATGACAAAGTGGAAATTCCCTATCGAGATATTCCCGGCTTCTTACTCGCAACAGCTCCGAACCATCCGGGCAAGTTCATCGCCGGAAAGCTTGCCGGGCGATATGTCATCTGTATGTCCGGACGATTTCACTACTATGAGGGCTATGACTACAGCGATCTTGCCACGCCGGTCTATGTCCTCAAACTCCTCGGCGTCACCACACTGATTTTAACCAACGCCGCCGGAGCCATTAACTACAACATTCATCCCGGCGATATCTGTGTTATCACCGACCATCTGAACTTCGCCACCGTCTCGCCAACTCGCGGCAACAATTTAGATGCCTTCGGACCGCGATTCTATCCCATCGATAATCTCTATGACAGAGATCTGCGCCGACTTGCCATGGACTGCGCCGTCCAACTCGGTTTTTCCCTCAAAGAAGGGGTGTACTTTTATACCGTCGGTCCTTTCTTTGAAACCCCTTCAGAAATTCGAGCCATGCGTCTGCTGGGCGCAGACCTGGTCGGGATGAGCACCATCACCGAATCGCTTACCGCCGGTCACTGCGGCGTAAAAGTGCTGGGACTGTCGCTTGCCACCAACTACAGCTCAGATCGTATCGAGGGCATGGATGGCAGCGAAGTAGAAGACGTCGCCGAACGTGCCTCAGCACAATTTAGACAGCTCATTCTTAAAATTCTAAGCGCTATGGAGTAA